Proteins co-encoded in one Calorimonas adulescens genomic window:
- the uvrA gene encoding excinuclease ABC subunit UvrA, producing MSKDEIFVKGAREHNLKNIDVSIPRDKLVVITGLSGSGKSSLAFDTIYAEGQRRYVESLSAYARQFLGQANKPDVDYIEGLSPAISIDQKTTSKNPRSTVGTVTEIYDYMRLLYARIGIPHCPNCGREISRQSIDQMVDKVMTLPEGTRIQILSPLVRGRKGEFVKVFEFIKKSGFVRMRVDGSVVDVNDAVKLEKNKKHSIEVIVDRLVVRPGIEGRLTDSIETALKHSDGLVIVEVLDKEEWLFSENYACPDCGISLEELSPRMFSFNSPFGACPVCSGLGTDLKVDPDLLIPDKSKAITSGAIDSWLYAKDTMAYHNMVTALRKMGVDIYVPVEDMKEDEYNKLLYGDGEHYDGILNEIETRFKNTKSSFVREEIYNFLKTTPCPACHGARLKPESLAVTVGGINIAAMTDMSVRDLLKFLNEMTLTEREEVIASQILKEIKARLGFLINVGLDYLTLSRAASTLSGGESQRIRLASQIGSGLVGVLYILDEPSIGLHQKDNSKLLKTLLNLRDLGNTLIVVEHDEETMYAADYIIDVGPGAGAHGGEIVACGTIDDIKRCERSITGQYLSGKKSIPVPEYRRKPNGHWLTVRGARENNLKNIDVSFPLGVFTCVTGVSGSGKSTLINEILYKSLARRLNGSREEPGEHDSIEGIEYLDKVINIDQSPIGRTPRSNPATYTGVFDLIREIFSQTPDAKMRGYKPGRFSFNVKGGRCEACGGDGIIRIEMHFLSDVYVPCEVCKGKRYNRETLEVKYKGKNIADILDMTVEEALGFFDNIPRIKTKLQALYDVGLGYIKLGQPSTQLSGGEAQRVKLATELSKRPTGKTVYILDEPTTGLHIADVHMLLNVLERLVDGGNTVIVIEHNMDVIKTADYIIDLGPDGGDRGGEVVAVGTPEEVSMVADSYTGQYLKDYLKVGVEVV from the coding sequence ATGTCCAAAGATGAAATATTCGTTAAAGGGGCCAGAGAACACAACTTAAAAAACATAGATGTATCCATACCCAGGGACAAATTGGTTGTAATCACCGGCCTGAGCGGGTCTGGCAAATCATCCCTGGCTTTTGATACAATTTATGCGGAGGGACAGAGGAGGTATGTTGAGTCTCTGTCGGCTTATGCAAGGCAGTTTCTTGGCCAGGCCAATAAACCCGATGTAGACTATATAGAAGGCCTGTCTCCAGCCATATCCATTGACCAGAAGACCACCAGCAAGAACCCTCGTTCCACCGTGGGCACTGTGACCGAAATATATGACTACATGAGGCTTTTATATGCCCGTATAGGCATCCCCCATTGTCCAAACTGTGGAAGGGAGATAAGCAGGCAGAGTATAGACCAGATGGTGGACAAGGTAATGACTTTGCCAGAAGGGACAAGGATACAGATATTGTCCCCACTTGTGCGAGGCAGAAAAGGAGAGTTTGTCAAGGTATTTGAGTTCATAAAGAAGAGCGGATTTGTGCGAATGCGTGTCGATGGTTCTGTCGTGGATGTAAATGATGCTGTTAAGCTGGAAAAGAATAAGAAGCATTCCATAGAGGTTATAGTAGACAGACTGGTGGTGAGACCGGGCATAGAAGGAAGGCTTACAGACTCCATAGAGACTGCCTTAAAACATTCAGATGGACTGGTCATTGTGGAGGTACTGGATAAAGAAGAATGGCTGTTTAGTGAGAACTACGCATGTCCTGACTGCGGTATAAGCCTTGAGGAATTGAGCCCGAGGATGTTTTCTTTCAACAGCCCTTTTGGGGCGTGCCCGGTTTGCAGCGGGCTTGGGACAGACCTTAAGGTAGATCCGGACCTTTTAATACCTGACAAGTCCAAGGCAATAACCTCAGGGGCTATAGATTCGTGGCTGTATGCCAAGGACACCATGGCATATCACAACATGGTTACCGCCTTGAGAAAGATGGGCGTAGATATATATGTGCCTGTAGAGGACATGAAGGAGGATGAGTATAACAAACTCCTCTACGGCGACGGTGAACACTATGATGGCATACTCAATGAGATCGAGACAAGGTTTAAAAATACAAAGTCCAGTTTTGTGAGAGAGGAGATATATAACTTCTTAAAGACCACACCATGTCCAGCCTGCCATGGTGCCAGATTAAAGCCGGAGAGCTTGGCGGTGACAGTCGGAGGCATAAATATTGCTGCTATGACAGACATGTCTGTAAGAGACCTGCTTAAATTCCTGAATGAAATGACCCTTACAGAGAGGGAAGAGGTGATTGCATCTCAGATACTCAAGGAAATAAAAGCAAGGTTGGGATTTTTGATAAATGTTGGTCTGGACTATCTCACTCTTTCCAGGGCTGCATCCACACTGTCTGGTGGTGAGTCTCAAAGGATCAGGTTGGCAAGCCAGATAGGTTCAGGACTGGTGGGTGTGTTGTATATACTGGATGAACCGAGTATAGGGCTTCACCAGAAAGATAACAGCAAGCTTTTAAAGACACTGCTCAATCTGAGGGACCTTGGCAATACCCTTATAGTGGTAGAGCATGACGAGGAGACGATGTATGCGGCGGACTACATTATAGATGTAGGGCCGGGTGCAGGAGCGCATGGTGGAGAGATAGTGGCCTGTGGCACCATTGACGATATAAAAAGGTGCGAAAGATCCATAACAGGACAGTATTTGAGCGGCAAGAAGAGCATACCTGTGCCTGAATATAGAAGAAAACCCAATGGGCATTGGCTTACCGTTAGGGGAGCCAGGGAGAACAACTTAAAAAACATTGATGTGTCGTTTCCACTTGGTGTATTCACATGTGTTACAGGGGTATCAGGGTCAGGTAAGAGCACCCTGATAAATGAGATATTGTACAAGTCTCTTGCAAGGAGACTGAACGGTTCAAGGGAAGAGCCTGGAGAACATGACTCAATTGAGGGTATAGAATACCTGGATAAGGTAATAAATATCGACCAGTCGCCCATAGGCCGTACCCCAAGGTCTAACCCGGCCACCTATACAGGTGTCTTTGACCTCATACGGGAAATATTCTCGCAGACCCCGGATGCTAAGATGAGGGGTTATAAACCGGGACGCTTCAGCTTTAATGTAAAGGGCGGGCGTTGCGAAGCCTGTGGCGGAGATGGCATTATAAGGATAGAGATGCACTTTCTATCGGATGTCTATGTGCCCTGTGAGGTTTGTAAGGGCAAAAGATACAACAGGGAGACCTTAGAGGTCAAGTATAAAGGCAAAAATATTGCCGATATACTGGATATGACTGTGGAGGAGGCTCTGGGGTTTTTTGATAATATTCCGCGTATAAAGACAAAGCTGCAGGCTCTTTATGATGTAGGGTTGGGGTATATTAAGCTGGGGCAACCATCTACTCAACTTTCAGGTGGTGAGGCCCAGAGGGTAAAGCTTGCCACTGAGCTTTCTAAAAGGCCTACCGGGAAAACAGTGTATATCCTGGATGAACCTACTACTGGTCTGCATATAGCTGATGTCCATATGCTTTTAAATGTGCTGGAGAGACTGGTTGATGGTGGAAATACGGTAATTGTGATAGAACATAATATGGACGTGATAAAGACTGCAGATTACATCATAGACCTCGGACCGGACGGCGGAGACAGAGGGGGAGAGGTTGTAGCTGTAGGCACACCTGAAGAGGTTAGCATGGTGGCTGACTCATATACAGGACAGTATTTAAAGGATTATTTGAAGGTGGGCGTGGAGGTTGTATAA
- the uvrB gene encoding excinuclease ABC subunit UvrB, whose amino-acid sequence MVVIIVGKFKLVSDYVPRGDQPQAIDKLSRGIMEGMKYQTMLGVTGSGKTFTMANIIQRVQKPTLVIAHNKTLAAQLCSEFKEFFPENAVEYFVSYYDYYQPEAYVPESDLYIEKDASINDEIDKMRHSATAALFERRDIIIVASVSCIYGLGDPSDYRNLVLSLRPGMSKDRDEVLRHLINIHYDRNDIDFSRGKFRVKGDTIEVFPASSTNKAVRIEFFGDEIDRITEIDVLTGEILGELRHVSILPASHYATTQEKLKTAINSIQEEFEWWYKKLKDDGKILEAERLKQRTMFDLEMLQEMGYCKGIENYSRHISGREPGSAPYTLIDYFPDDFLLFIDESHETIPQLRAMYNGDKSRKDALVEHGFRLPSCYDNRPLKFDEFIKKINQAIFVSATPGPFELEHSEQVVEQIIRPTGLIDPSIEVRPVNGQIDDLISEIKKTTERGNRVLVTTLTKRMAEDLTDYLKDIGIRVRYMHSDIDALERMEIIRDLRLGEFDVLVGINLLREGLDLPEVELVAILDADKEGFLRSEVSLIQTTGRAARNVNGRVIMYADVITDSMKKAIDETNRRREIQIRYNIEHNITPTTIEKSVRDILAMTKVSESKGEYKADKKKMKGKKPVNKEELMVTISFLEDQMMAAAKDLQFEKAIELRDKMMELKKLLARQ is encoded by the coding sequence GTGGTGGTGATTATAGTGGGGAAGTTCAAACTCGTAAGTGATTATGTACCAAGAGGAGACCAACCGCAGGCTATAGATAAGCTGTCCAGGGGGATAATGGAGGGTATGAAGTACCAGACCATGCTGGGCGTTACCGGCTCCGGCAAGACATTTACTATGGCCAATATCATACAGCGTGTACAGAAACCAACCCTGGTTATTGCGCATAACAAGACGTTAGCTGCACAGCTATGCAGTGAGTTTAAGGAGTTTTTCCCTGAGAATGCAGTGGAGTATTTTGTTAGCTATTACGACTATTATCAGCCCGAGGCATATGTGCCTGAGTCTGACCTTTATATAGAAAAGGATGCTTCAATAAACGATGAGATAGATAAAATGAGGCACTCCGCCACTGCGGCCCTGTTTGAAAGACGGGATATCATTATAGTAGCCAGTGTGTCCTGCATATATGGGTTAGGCGACCCGTCAGATTACAGGAATCTCGTGCTTTCTTTAAGGCCAGGCATGAGCAAGGACAGGGATGAGGTCTTAAGACACCTTATTAATATCCATTATGATAGAAACGACATAGACTTTTCCAGAGGAAAGTTCAGGGTAAAAGGAGATACCATTGAGGTGTTTCCGGCATCCTCTACCAACAAAGCTGTAAGGATTGAATTTTTTGGAGATGAGATAGATAGGATTACGGAGATAGATGTGCTTACAGGGGAGATACTGGGGGAACTCAGGCATGTATCAATACTACCTGCATCCCACTATGCAACCACACAGGAAAAATTAAAGACAGCTATAAACAGCATACAGGAAGAGTTTGAGTGGTGGTATAAGAAACTTAAGGATGATGGTAAGATACTGGAAGCAGAAAGATTAAAACAGAGGACGATGTTTGACTTGGAGATGCTGCAGGAAATGGGGTATTGCAAAGGCATAGAAAATTATTCCAGGCATATTTCTGGCAGAGAGCCTGGCAGTGCGCCCTATACCCTCATAGATTATTTTCCGGACGACTTTCTGCTCTTTATAGACGAATCCCATGAGACTATACCACAACTCAGGGCCATGTATAATGGGGACAAATCCAGGAAGGATGCCCTGGTGGAGCATGGGTTCAGGTTGCCTTCATGTTATGACAACAGGCCGCTTAAGTTTGACGAGTTTATAAAGAAAATAAATCAGGCCATATTTGTTTCAGCCACACCAGGGCCTTTTGAACTGGAACATTCAGAACAGGTGGTAGAGCAGATAATAAGGCCCACCGGGCTGATAGACCCCAGCATAGAGGTACGGCCTGTCAATGGTCAGATAGACGACCTGATATCCGAGATAAAAAAGACAACAGAAAGAGGTAACCGGGTGCTGGTCACCACACTGACTAAAAGAATGGCAGAGGACCTGACTGACTATCTTAAAGATATAGGTATCAGGGTAAGGTACATGCACTCTGATATAGACGCCCTGGAGAGGATGGAGATAATAAGGGACTTAAGGCTTGGCGAATTTGATGTGTTGGTGGGAATAAACCTTTTAAGGGAAGGATTAGACCTGCCGGAGGTGGAACTGGTGGCAATACTGGATGCCGACAAAGAGGGTTTTTTGAGGTCAGAAGTTTCGCTTATCCAGACAACCGGCAGGGCTGCAAGAAATGTAAACGGCAGGGTCATAATGTATGCTGATGTAATAACAGACTCTATGAAGAAGGCTATAGATGAAACCAACAGAAGAAGAGAAATACAAATCCGCTATAATATCGAGCATAACATTACGCCGACGACTATAGAGAAGTCAGTAAGGGATATATTGGCCATGACGAAGGTAAGTGAGTCAAAGGGTGAGTATAAGGCTGATAAAAAGAAAATGAAGGGCAAAAAGCCTGTCAACAAGGAAGAACTGATGGTAACTATAAGTTTCCTTGAGGACCAGATGATGGCTGCAGCAAAGGATCTTCAGTTTGAGAAGGCAATTGAGCTCAGGGATAAAATGATGGAGCTCAAGAAACTTCTGGCAAGGCAATAG
- a CDS encoding PDZ domain-containing protein, with translation MLSNFLDMSWLIIKSYSLSLVQPVFWVVVLIVYLQYRRIASMEIEILGSVQYPIRERVLDSIFFGLLGGLVGSFIMVFLGITMDQFGLAYVWPLAILLMLINPRYLCFSYAGGIVSLISLIFGYPEINVAGLMALVGVLHLMESLLIWLDGHRDRIPIFIERKDGSVVGGFNLQRFWPIPILMLVLYTGPVLNGGTVPTPDWWPLIRMPGVTESSVFIILNGIAALGYGDIVLTETPEKRSKSSALRLLGFSIILIVLSLFAANSTIMKYVAALFAPIGHESLILYGRYIEDKGKPLYVPPDKGMRVLEVKKDGPADRMGLRPGDVILNINGREVNSESNVKDVMYEMPAYIWVDVIDTDGVRKTYKYSDYKNGIQQLGILFVPKNTSPGFIVSEAPSILERLYKNIRDRWGRH, from the coding sequence ATGTTATCCAATTTTCTTGATATGTCCTGGCTTATAATCAAATCATATTCTCTTTCGCTTGTCCAACCGGTTTTCTGGGTTGTGGTGCTTATAGTGTACCTTCAATACCGCCGGATTGCCAGTATGGAGATTGAAATACTTGGAAGTGTCCAGTACCCTATAAGGGAAAGGGTGCTGGACTCCATATTTTTTGGGCTGCTGGGGGGGCTCGTAGGCAGTTTTATTATGGTATTTCTTGGAATTACCATGGACCAGTTTGGCCTGGCGTATGTATGGCCGTTAGCTATACTTTTGATGCTTATAAACCCGAGATATCTGTGTTTTTCCTATGCAGGAGGCATTGTGTCCCTTATAAGTCTTATTTTTGGCTATCCTGAAATAAATGTGGCAGGGCTCATGGCCCTGGTGGGGGTCCTGCACCTTATGGAGAGCTTGCTGATATGGTTGGATGGCCACAGGGACAGGATACCCATATTTATTGAGCGCAAAGACGGCAGTGTAGTGGGTGGTTTTAACCTCCAGAGGTTCTGGCCTATACCAATACTCATGCTTGTCCTTTATACAGGGCCAGTCTTAAATGGTGGCACAGTGCCAACCCCCGACTGGTGGCCGCTCATAAGGATGCCCGGTGTTACAGAGAGCTCTGTATTTATAATATTAAATGGTATTGCTGCACTTGGGTATGGAGACATAGTCCTTACTGAAACTCCCGAAAAGAGGAGCAAGAGTTCAGCCTTGAGGCTTCTTGGCTTCAGCATTATCTTGATTGTTCTGTCACTATTTGCTGCAAACAGTACCATCATGAAATATGTAGCGGCGTTGTTTGCCCCTATAGGCCATGAGTCTTTGATTTTGTATGGTAGATATATAGAGGATAAGGGCAAGCCTCTTTATGTGCCTCCGGACAAGGGGATGAGGGTGCTGGAGGTAAAAAAGGATGGGCCGGCTGATAGAATGGGTCTGCGGCCTGGTGATGTTATCCTGAACATAAACGGCAGAGAGGTGAACAGTGAGAGCAATGTTAAGGATGTGATGTATGAAATGCCAGCATATATATGGGTAGATGTCATAGACACGGATGGTGTCAGGAAGACATACAAGTATAGTGATTACAAGAATGGGATTCAACAGCTTGGGATACTCTTTGTGCCCAAAAATACCAGTCCCGGTTTTATAGTATCTGAAGCGCCTTCAATTTTGGAGAGGTTGTATAAAAATATAAGGGATAGATGGGGCCGCCATTGA